AAAAAGCTTTTGATTGTGACCTTTATGAAACATTCATTGCTTGATATTGTAATAAATTCAAAAAAGAGAAGAAATGTCCTTATGCTCCTGAACGAAAGAGACAGGAGCGCAGATGAGATCAAAAATCTCCTTGATGAAACCTCCAGTTCAATAATGCCACAGATTAGGATACTTGAAGAAAATGATCTTGTAGTGCAGGAGAATGGAAACTATCGTTTATCTGAAGTGGCACATGTAATCATTAATAACATGAAGCCTTTTGTAGATTCCATTAGATTGTTTGATCAATACCCGGAATACTGGACAAAGCACGACATCAGGAGATTACCGAAACATCTGCAAAGAAGGATTGCAGAAATAAAAGATTATAAACTGCAGAAACCTGACCTCAGCCACCTGTTTGAACTTCCGGATAAATTGGTAGAAGATATATTAAAGTCAAGTAAAGTAATGATATTTTCATCCTTTTTCCATCCAGCATATCCAAAATTACTGCAAAAACTTGCAGATGAGGGAACTGAGATTTCGATTGTACTTACCGGATCAACAATTGACAGGTTCAAAATAGATCACATAAATGAAATTAATGATTTTTTAAAACTTGAAAATACCAATATTTATTCATATAAAGGAGAATGCGGTGTCGAAGCTGTTGTAGTAACCAATACAATGATGATCATGCGGCTCTTTTTTAGTGATGGTTCTTTTTCCCATACACGAATAATAAGCCATGACCCATCCTCTATCAAATGGGCCAGAGAATTGTTCATATATTATAAAAATTCATCTGAAAGTATAGAAAAGATATGAACATGGTATGTACATATTTTCCCAATTTTCTTAGAGATACCGGAAAATGATACAATAAATGGTCGAAACTTGTATATACGATAAAAGCCAATATATTGTTTGATGAGCGGTTAACTCTTTTTGTAAAAATAACCCCCACTCCCCAATCCGCTCATCATATTACTCTCATTCAATAACCATTTCAGGTAGCTAAAGTTCATAAATGAAATACTGAACTGACATCCAGAAAATGAATACTGATACATAATTTAATTATTGCAATGTTTTAATGTTGCCAGGAACACAAATTATCCATATATGCTACTATATATTAGCAAAAAAGTAATATAGCTGACTTCCACTTTCATACACATTATTGGTCGTGTATATTCTAACATATACAGAATATAATAATAATAATTATTGAGGCAATTTTTTACATAAAATTACAATAATTCTTCCTATATTCGATTGGATAAATGTATAGGCCTGCAATAATTGAATGTCAAGCAGCCTGCAGTAATGACTGAGATATCATACCATAAACTCAGGATACCTGACCTAGCCGTTTATATCCAGTCACTGATAAGAATATAATGATTCCGGTAAAAACAATAACACCTGCTGCAGCCACATCCATCATCCCGGATATTATTATTCCAAAGATCATACTAAATAGCCCAAAAACGATACTGTAGATAATAGTGTTTCTAAAGGACATTTCCAGCTGCAGAGCTGTAAGGGCAGGTAATACAAGAAGTGCTACAACAAGAATAATACCAA
Above is a genomic segment from Methanosalsum zhilinae DSM 4017 containing:
- a CDS encoding helix-turn-helix transcriptional regulator, whose protein sequence is MKHSLLDIVINSKKRRNVLMLLNERDRSADEIKNLLDETSSSIMPQIRILEENDLVVQENGNYRLSEVAHVIINNMKPFVDSIRLFDQYPEYWTKHDIRRLPKHLQRRIAEIKDYKLQKPDLSHLFELPDKLVEDILKSSKVMIFSSFFHPAYPKLLQKLADEGTEISIVLTGSTIDRFKIDHINEINDFLKLENTNIYSYKGECGVEAVVVTNTMMIMRLFFSDGSFSHTRIISHDPSSIKWARELFIYYKNSSESIEKI